The segment TCGGCCATGGCTTTGAGTTCGGCTTGTGACTTGGTAACCACGGTGGTGTCTTTCTTTGCATCGGCCGCAGTTGCGGCGCTCTTCTTCACAGCAGGCTTGCTGGCGCTGGCCTTGACGGGCGCTGCAGTGGAGGTAGAAGTTTTAGAGGTCTTGGGCTTCGCGGAAGCTGCTGGAGCCTGCTTGGACTTCTCGGACTTTGAAACGGGCATGAACACCTCTCGGGGTACGAACACACACAAACACACAAAGGAAAACGAAATTTGCAAACAAGCGCCACACATGCTGGCGCATGGACTGGCTCAGCCAATCCATTGGAAGCCGATGACTCCCAGGCAAGATGTTGGGGCGATCATTTGGTATGCAATCCTTGCGAATATTGGGCCATGCAGTTGCTGCAATCTCGTGACTTAGTCACGGGGCCCGGGTCGGAGGTGTTGCTGTCGCTCTTGCCTATAGATATATAAATTATACCTTTTAAAAAGATGTCAAGAGCTGGTGCTAATAATTACAGATAATTTTTTTCGCCGCTCCTGAAATTCGATATATCTCCTTGCTGCAGTTGGGTCTGTAGCTATCTCTTTAAGAGCTTGCCCTTCCTCGCGCTTGAGGTGATCGACCAGAATTAGATTCAAAGTGCCACGCAATTCCTTGCGTAATTCATCGATTTCGCCTTCGGGTTGGGAATGCGCCCCGCCGCCCATTAATTTGTTAGCCAGTGGCTCGCAGGGCGTGCCTTGTAATTGCTCGCGCAGCAGGGCCCAAGAGCGCGGGCCTGATTCAGTAAATTGGGCTTCCAGCCAGCGAAACAAGGGGGCGTGGCTTTGATTGCAGCGCGCAAGCGCATCAAAGTCTTCATGGGTCATCTCTTCCATGAACTCCATGTGACACATCAACAGGCGCGCCGCCTGATCTTCCCGGCTGACAGGCGTGGGGCGTGGCCCCAGTTGTGGCGGATTCCAGTCTTCACCTTTTTTGCCCCAGGGTTTGCGTGGGCGGCCAAACTCTTTGCGGCCAGCCCAGTTACCGCCGCTGTTGGGTGGCGGCTGGTAAGCGTATTGGGCGGGGGCGCTGGATTCTCCCCAGTCAGGGGTGTTGTCCCAGTGGCTGGGCGGGGCATCCCATTGCGGCGCTTGGCTGTTAGAGGCGGCAGGTGCGCGGCGCTCGATTGGGGCGGTGCGTGCCGTCTCTTGCGCCCAAATATCGGTCAGATCTTGTGTGCTTAGCTGCGCTAGCGATGCAATTTCAGACAGCAGTTGGCGTTTGAGCGCGCCATCAGGCAGCAGCGACCACAGCGGGCGGGCGTTGCTCGCCATGCGGGCGCGGCCTTCGGTCTGGCCGAGATCACAGCCATCGCTGGCAGACTCAATCAAAAAGCGGCTCAGGGGTGTGGCATCACCTACATAGCGGGCAAAGGCCTCGCTGCCGAATTCACGGATAAAGGTATCCGGGTCATGCTCGGACGGCAAAAACAGAAACTTGATGGAGCGCGTATCGGTTGCCAGTGGCAGCGCAGCATCCAGCGCCTTGCGCGCTGCGCGGCGCCCGGCATTGTCGCCATCAAAGCTGAAGACGACGGCTTCGGTAAAGCGAAACAGCTTTTGCACATGCTCAGGCGTGCAGGCTGTCCCCAATGTGGCTACGGCATTGGCAAAGCCGAGCTGAGCCAAGGCCACCACGTCCATATAGCCTTCGGTGACAAGGGCATAGCCCATGTCGCGCAGGGCGGTGCGGGCTTCGAACAGGCCATACAGCTCGCGGCCTTTGTGAAAGACCGGGGTTTCAGGTGAGTTCAGGTATTTGGGCTTTTCATCACCAAACACGCGCCCGCCAAAGCCTATGCATTCGCCTTTGACATTGCGAATGGGGAACATGAGGCGGTCGCGAAAGCGGTCGTAGCGGCGGCTGTCTTCTTCGCTGACGATGACCAGGCCTGCTTCTTCCAGCTGCGGGTTGTCATATTCAGGAAAGACGCTAGCCAGCCCATGCCAGCCTGCAGGTGCGTAGCCCAGACCAAAGCGTTTGGAGACTTCGCCCGAAACGCCGCGCTTTTTTAAATACTCAATCGCCTTGGGTGCGCCTCTGAGTTGTTTGCAATACGACTCGCCTGCTTTTTCAAGTAAATCGCTCAGGCTCTCGGCCTTTTGCTTTTGCTGGGCTTGGCGCTGGCGCTCGGCGGGGCTGATATCGTCTTGCGGCACTTGCAGGCCGCACTGGTTGGCGAGTTCCTGCACGGCTTCGACAAAGCCCATGCTGGCATGCTCCATCAGAAAGCCGATGGCATTGCCGTTCTTGCCGCAGCCAAAACAGTGAAAGAACTGCTTGCTAGGGCTGACGGTGAAGGAGGGCGACTTTTCTCCATGGAACGGGCACAAGCCCATGAAATTGGCGCCGCCCTTTTTGAGTTGCACATAGCGACCCACGATATCAACGACATCGACGCGGGAAAGCAACTCTTGGATGAATGATTGGGGAATAGCCACCCCCGTATTCTGCCTTTATCGGCAATGACTGAGGGCGCGAGAGGAAAGCGCGAGTAGGCAAAAAAAAGCCTGCACCAGTAGGCGCAGGCTTAGGTCTCCAGATGCCTGATCATTGCCAGGCACTCCTCTAAATGTCTCCTCCGCCTCACTGTTTTGAAGCTGCAAGACCGGTTCCGTGCGGGGAGAGATTCCAGTCTTGTCTGCCACTAAATGGGCAGCCATCGCTTCAAAGCATGGACGAATTCTAAAAGCGATTTGAAGCCTGCGAGAGGGAACACTCTAATAAAAGATATCTTATAGATGACTTGCATAACTTTCGATCGAATAAGGCATGACTATGAAATCTATAAAAGCTCTAATCAATTGATTTTTAAGAAATTTATTGACTTTCAGAATGTGCTGAAAGTACTGTTTTGACTAATGACCTTTTTATTATTCATGTTATTTGGTGTGCGGAGTCCGCGACTTTTGAGCATTCTGAAGGCTCAATCGTTAGATTTTCTACTGGTGTGTAGAGCGGCTTTATGTAGCTCTTGGTGAGCGAGTCAAATTACTGACCCATAAAAAAGCCCGAGGCAAAGGGCTTCGGGCTTTTATTGTTCAAGTCAGTCTTATGAAATCGATAGCTGCTTGTCTTCTTTATTCATAGATTTTCAGTATGTTTAATGTTGAACTCTATGAATATCAATGACTATCAGCTTTCAAAGTTGTAGCAAATTAAGAAAGCTAGGCCCGCTCAGGCGCAAGGCGTTGCCTGCCTTCGGGCGTGACCCGCAGTACTTCAGCGCGGTGCGTGTCGGCGTCGATATGCCAGTCGCTCAGCACAATGCGCCATTGATCTTTGCCTAACGTCTTGCTAAGTGCATGGTCTGCGGGCTGATGGGTGTGGCCGTGAATCAGCCAGGGAGCTTGCGCAGCCTGCATCCAGGTGGCGACCATTTGCGCGTCGGCATCTGCATAAGGTGTGCCGCTTTGTTTGCGCTGCTCGCTCTCTGTGCGGGCCGATTTGCCAATGGCGCGGCGCACGGCTAGCGGCTGGGCGAGCAATTGCTGCTGCCAAGCGGCGCTGCGCGATACGGCGCGAAACTGCTGGTATTCGACATCATCAAGGCAGAGTGCATCGCCATGGCTGAGCAAAATGTTTGGGCCAGCCCAGTGCAGCACGGTGGGCTCCGCCAAGCCTGTGATGCCGCTGCGCTTGAAAAATTCATCGCCAATCAAAAAGTCGCGGTTACCTGCAAGGAAGAACAAGGGGCGCTTTTGCGCAGCGTCGCGCAACAGCGCCGCGCACTCGGCTTCAAAACTGCCGGGCTCATCCAGCGCATCGTCGCCCACCCAGACTTCAAACAAATCGCCCAGCATGAAGATGGCATCTGCTGAGCTGCGCTGCAGATAGTCGCGCCAAGCCTGCACGGTTTGCGGCTCGGATGGCTGCAGGTGCAGGTCAGAAATAAAGTCAATCGTGCGCCAGTGGGGCGCGCCTTGCAGCTGTGCCACCTGAGGTGCAATTGTGCGGGGATCTGAAGTGCGGGGATCTGAAGTTTCAGTCATGGGTAAACGGAGATGCAGCCTGAAAACAATAACGGCCTCACGCGAGGGCGGCAAGCAAGAGCCGCCTCGCGGCGAGGCCGTCGTCCCTATCCCGAAGAGAGGGGGGAAGCCGCAAAGCGGCTCAGGGGGTGTCAATTACAGGGCAACAGCCTTGTCGATCACCACTGCTTCAAAAGGCACGTCGTCATGGCCGCCCTTGCGCGAAGTACGAACCTTCTTGATGGCTTCCACAGTGTCTTCACCCTTGACCACCTTGCCAAACACGGCGTAGCCCCAGCCTTGGGGGTGGGCGATGTGTGGTTCAGGAAAGCGTTGTCCACAGTGTTGATGAAGAACTGAGCGGTAGCGCTGTGGGGGTCGCCAGTACGTGCCATGGCGATGGTGTACTTGTCGTTCTTCAAGCCGTTCTTGGCTTCGTTCTCGATAGGTGCCTGAGTTTCTTTTTGCTTCATGTCAGCAGTCATGCCGCCGCCTTGGATCATGAAGTTCTTGATGACGCGGTGGAATACGGTGCCGTTGTAGAAGCCGCTGTTAACGTAGCTCAGGAAGTTTTCTGTGCACTTTGGCGCGTTCACTGCGTCCAGTTCCAGTGTGATCACGCCTTGAGTAGCGGTGTCAGCCACGTTGATGGTGATGTGCAGTTCGACTTGTGGGTTGCTCATGTCTGTCTTTCTTGAGGATTAAGGGGAAAGGCTGGCGCTGGCACTGAGACTGGCACTTAAGCGTTTGTCTCAATGCCGCACAGCTGGTTTATTTGATTTCGGTGGCCGAGAGGATTGTCACCGGCGTTGTGGGCACATTCTGGTGCATGCCGCGGTTGCCCGTAGCCACTGCGCGGATTTTGTCCACCACATCCATGCCCTTGGTGACCTTGCCAAACACGGCGTAGCCGTGGCCATCAGGCTTGGGGGCGTTGAGCATGTCGTTATTCACCACGTTGATGAAAAACTGCGAGGTGGCCGAGTTTGGGTTGCCGGTGCGCGCCATGGCGATGGTGCCGCGGTCGTTTTTGAGGCCGTTGCTTGCTTCTAGCGCAATAGGCGCGCGGGTGGCTTTTTCATTCATGTTGGCATCCATGCCGCCGCCTTGAATCATGAAGCCATCCATGACGCGGTGAAAGATGGTTCCGTCATAGTGCTTATCGCGCACATATTGCAGAAAGTTGGCCGCGCTTTTGGGAGCTTTGGCATCGTTGAGCTCAAGAACAATATCGCCCATGCTGGTTTTGATTTGTACCTTGGACTGGGCTTGCGCTAAGCTGGGTGCTGCAAAAACTGTAACTGTTAGTCCAATAGATAAAAGGGCTTTAAGGCTATTTCGACGAAAGTTCAGCATGTGATGATCCTTAGTTCGCTGCGCCTTGGGGGCGCTGTGCAGGCTGGGCTGCTGGAGTTGTGGGAGCCGCAGGTGCAGAGACGTTGGCAGGTGCCGAGAGGGTGGCTGCAGGCTGCAACATGTCTTTGAGTTGCTTGAGCTTAGGGTTCAAGGCGGCGGGGCGGCCGCCCTTGGCCAGAGACTGCGCATAGGACTGGTAGGCGAGGCGGGCGTAGATGTCGCCCAGATTCTCATGCGCCACAGCGTAGTTAGGGTTGTTGCGCACGGCGGATTCGAGTGCGGTGCGGGCGCGTTCCAAATCGCCTTGGCGGGCATAGATCACCGCCAAGTTGTTATAGGGCTCGGGCAGCTCTGGGTAGTCCTCGGTCAGCTGGCGAAAGCTGCTGATCGCTTCTTCCGTCTTGCCATCATTGGTCAGTGCAATGCCGCGCAGAAAACGCATCTGCGGGTCACGTGCATTCTTGGCCAAATAGGTATCGGCTTTTTGCAGCGCTTGCTGGGTTTTGCCGCTTTTGAGCAACTGGGCCACATCCGAATAATCATCGGCATAGGCGCTGCCAGCGGTCAGCATGATGGCCAAAGCGGCCATGCGCGCTGCGGTACTAAACAAGTTGCGTACAGGCATGTAGGTGCTTTCAATAGGCCGCAAGAACTGCCCTGCGGCGGGGCTTATACTGAGAGGAATTGTAGCTGAGGGGTGCGCTGCGCTTAGGCGTCTGGTCTGACCGGAATGTGTCTGGTTGCTAGTGTGCATTTTTCAGTTTTAGGGTATGGCCGGCACGGTTTATGCATGACAGGCATACAAGTGCTGCTAGTCGCCACCCTCTCTCCCTATTTCAAGATTCATGAGTTTGCGTATCTACAACACGCTGTCGCGTGCATTGGAATCGTTTTCGCCGATTGAGCCGGGCCATGTGCGTATGTACGTCTGTGGCATGACGGTTTACGACCTTTGCCACCTGGGCCATGCGCGCTCTATGGTGGCATTTGACGTGGTGCAGCGCTGGCTGCGTGCGACAGGTTACCAAGTGACCTATGTGCGCAACATCACCGACATTGATGACAAGATCATCAAGCGTGCTGTGCAAAACGGCGAAACCATCCGCAGTCTGACTGATCGCATGATCGACGCGCTGCATCAGGATGCCGATGCGCTGGGCATTGAGCGCCCCACGCTAGAGCCGCGCGCCACCGAATATGTGCCGCAGATGCTGAGCATGATTGGTCAGTTGCAGACCAATGGCTTGGCCTATCAGGCGGGCAATGGTGATGTGAACTTTGCCGTGCGCAAATTCCCCGGCTACGGCAAGTTGTCTGGCAAGTCGCTGGATGAGCTGAATGCGGGTGAACGTGTTGCGGTGGCTGATGGCAAGCACGACCCGCTGGATTTTGTGCTGTGGAAGTCTGCCAAGGCCGATGAGCCTGCAGATGTGAAGTGGCAAAGCCCATTTGGCGAAGGCCGTCCCGGCTGGCACATCGAATGCTCGGCCATGGGCTGCGAGCTGCTGGGCGAGAGCTTTGACATTCATGGCGGCGGTGCTGACTTGCAGTTCCCCCACCACGAAAACGAAATTGCCCAGAGTGAAGGCGCCACCGGCAAGCCGTTTGCCCAGGCCTGGATGCACAACGGCTTCATCAACGTGGACAACGAAAAGATGTCCAAGTCGCTGGGCAACTTCTTCACCATTCGTGATGTGCTTAAAGAGTACGACGCGGAAACTATTCGTTTCTTCGTGGTGCGCAGCCATTACCGCAGCCCGCTGAACTACTCCAACGTGCACTTGGATGATGCGCGTGTGGCCCTCAAGCGCCTCTATACCGCTCTGGATTTGGTAGCGCCCGCTGCCGTGCAGGTGGACTGGAACAATCCTTACGCTGCACGTTTCAAGGCCGCGATGGATGAGGACTTTGGCACGCCCGAAGCGGTGGCCGTATTGTTTGACTTGGCCGCTGAAGTTAATCGCAGCAAGTCGCCCGAAGTGGCTGGCTTGCTCAAGGCGCTGAGCGCAAGCTTGGGCTTGCTGCAAGGCGAGCCTCAGAAGTTTTTGCAAGCTGGCGCTGAAGGCGTGGATGCTGCCGCCATTGAGGCGCAGATTGCTGCACGCGCAGCCGCCAAGGCTGACAAAAACTGGGCTGAGGCCGATCGCATCCGCAAAGAACTGCTGGAGCAGGGCATTGTCCTCAAGGACTCTGCCGCTGGCACGACTTGGGAAGCTGCGGCTAAGGGTTAAGGCGTGATGCAAAGTTTCATCAACACTGTGCCAATGTGCACTGTGCCTGCTGCGAAGGGCCGTGCATGAGCGCGGTCAAGCATCTGGACACCATGGATTTTGAGCAGCTGCCTTTGGTGGCTGATCTGCCTGTCCCCATGGGCCCTGCAGCGCCTCTGCCTGTGGCTCCTTTGGGTGCCTCTGGTGTGGTGTCCCATTCTGAATCTGAGGTTGCAGCTAATAAAGCGGCAGCCAAGCCCGCCGTGGCTAAAGCGCCAGCGCCCAAGGTCCATCTGGCTTTGCCTGAAGGCGTTCCCGCGTACTGGGAAGAGGCTTGCCGCCAGCTCATGCGCCGTGATCGCGTGCTCAAACGCTTGATTCCGCAACTCAGCAGCCAAGCGCTGCTGCCAAGCGGTCAGGAGCATTGCTCGGACCAGGCCTTCACCACGTTGGCTCGCTCTATCGTGGGTCAGCAAATTTCGGCCAAATCCGCCAAGACGCTGTGGAACAAGTTTGCCAAGCTGCTCGTTGAGATGCAGCCTGAGCAAGTGCTCAAGCTCAAGGTGGACGATATGCGCGGCGCGGGTTTGTCGGCGCGCAAGGTGGACTATTTGGTCGATCTGGCGCTGCACTTCACCGAAAATCGCCTGCGCATGGCGCAGTGGCCTGAGATGGGTGATGACGAAATCATTGCCGAGCTCATGTCCATTCGCGGTCTCAGTCGCTGGACGGCTGAGAACTTTTTGATTTACTACCTGGCACGCCCCAATGTGCTGGCGCTGGATGATCCCGGTTTGATACAGGGCATCTCGCTTAATTATTTTTCGGGCGACCCTGTCAGTCGCAGTGACGCCCGTGAGGTCGCCGAGGCTTGGAAACCGTGGTGCACGGTGGCAACTTGGTATATTTGGCGCTCGCTCGAAGCGCAGCCTGTGGCTTGATGACATCTATCCACTGGCCGATTGCAAGTGTTGCAACAGGCTGGCACAAGGAGAAATACGTTGGCAAAAAAGAACTTTCTGGATTTTGAGCAGCCTATTGCAGAACTCGAAACCAAAATTGAAGAACTGCGTTATGTGCAGACCGAAAGCGCAGTCGATATCTCGGAAGAGATTGATCAGCTGAGCAAAAAAAGTCAGCAGCTGACCAAGGACATCTACAGTGATCTGACCCCTTGGAAGATTACCAAGATTGCCCGTCATACGGAGCGCCCTTACACGCTCGACTATGTGCGTGAGTGCTTTACCGACTTTGTCGAAATGCACGGTGATCGTCACTTTGCGGATGACCAGTCCATCATCGGCGGTCTGGCCCGCTTCAACGGCCAGCCTTGCATGGTGATTGGCCACCAAAAGGGCCGCGACACCAAGGAGCGCACACTGCGCAACTTTGGTATGACGCGCCCTGAGGGCTACCGCAAGTCTTTGCGTCTGATGAAGACGGCTGAGAAGTTCAAGCTGCCCGTTTTCACCTTTGTGGACACCCCCGGCGCCTTCCCCGGCATTGACGCGGAAGAGCGTGGTCAATCCGAAGCGATTGGTCGCAACATCTATGAGATGGCTCAGCTGCAAACCCCCATCATCACCACCATCATCGGTGAAGGTGGCTCGGGTGGCGCGCTGGCGATTGCGGTGGCTGATCAAGTGCTCATGCTGCAGTACTCCGTGTACTCCGTCATCAGCCCTGAAGGCTGCGCTTCCATTCTGTGGAAGACAGGCGAAAAGGCTCAAGAAGCGGCGGACGCCATGGGTATCACTGCTCACCGCCTGAAGGCGCTGGGTCTGGTCGACAAGATCGTCAACGAGCCCGTGGGTGGCGCACACCGCGATACCAAGCAAATGGGCGCTTTCCTCAAGCGAGCCCTGGGCGATGCTATGCGTCAGCTGTCTGATCTGAAGCCCAAAGAGCTGCAAGACCGCCGCTACGAGCGTATTCAGAGCTACGGCAAGTTCTCTGATACCAAGGCGGATAACAGCTAAGCCGCTGCTTAGTGGTTACTTGCGCACAATGGCTCCTTCGGGAGCCATTTGCTTTTGTGCTTGTTTCCCGCTGGGTAATGCTGAATTTTTAAGTGAAATTGGCCTCTAGTCCTTATGTTTCCTTGACTAGTTGCTATCGAAATATGAATCTGGAGTCTATTTGCAATGCAAACCAAGTCTGATGCTGACTTGTTGAGCGCTTCGTCTGCGCAGGTCGATGCTGCGATTGCCGCTTTCCATCCGCCTTTGCCGCTGGCGGTGGCGTTAAGCGGTGGTGCTGACTCAACCGCCTTGCTGCTGGCTTGCCATGCGCGCTGGCCGGGGCAGGTGAGGGCGATTCATGTGCACCACGGTTTGCAGGCAGCGGCCGATGATTTTCAAAAGCATTGCGAGCAGTTGTGCGCTCAGCACGGCATTGCGCTCAAGGTCTGCGCGATTGATGCGAGAAATGCAGCCGGTCAAAGCCCGGAAGATGCAGCCCGTCAAGGACGGTACCAAGCGCTGATTCATGCCGCTCAGCAAGATTGGCTGGCAGTGGATGGCGTAGCGCAAGAGCCTGTGCGCTCTATGGCGCTGGCTCAGCATGCCGACGATCAGGTGGAGACTTTGCTGCTGGCGCTGTCACGCGGCGCTGGGGTGGCGGGCTTGGCGGCCATGCCTGCGCATTGGCAGCGGGCGCAGCTTGAATGGTTTAGGCCTTTGTTGGCGGCGCCTGCTCGAACCCTCAGAGATTGGCTGCGTGTTCGTGGTGTGAGTTGGGTTGAAGACCCGACCAATACTGATGAAACCTACACGCGCAACCGCATCCGTGCGCAATTGCTTCCGGTATTGGAACAGGTCTTTCCGCAGTTTCGCAGCACGTTTGCTCGCAGCAGTGCGCATTGCGCACAAGCGTCTGAATTGCTCGATGAGCAGGCGGCGGCTGATTCTCTGGCGGTAGGTATT is part of the Comamonas sp. Y33R10-2 genome and harbors:
- the dnaG gene encoding DNA primase; protein product: MAIPQSFIQELLSRVDVVDIVGRYVQLKKGGANFMGLCPFHGEKSPSFTVSPSKQFFHCFGCGKNGNAIGFLMEHASMGFVEAVQELANQCGLQVPQDDISPAERQRQAQQKQKAESLSDLLEKAGESYCKQLRGAPKAIEYLKKRGVSGEVSKRFGLGYAPAGWHGLASVFPEYDNPQLEEAGLVIVSEEDSRRYDRFRDRLMFPIRNVKGECIGFGGRVFGDEKPKYLNSPETPVFHKGRELYGLFEARTALRDMGYALVTEGYMDVVALAQLGFANAVATLGTACTPEHVQKLFRFTEAVVFSFDGDNAGRRAARKALDAALPLATDTRSIKFLFLPSEHDPDTFIREFGSEAFARYVGDATPLSRFLIESASDGCDLGQTEGRARMASNARPLWSLLPDGALKRQLLSEIASLAQLSTQDLTDIWAQETARTAPIERRAPAASNSQAPQWDAPPSHWDNTPDWGESSAPAQYAYQPPPNSGGNWAGRKEFGRPRKPWGKKGEDWNPPQLGPRPTPVSREDQAARLLMCHMEFMEEMTHEDFDALARCNQSHAPLFRWLEAQFTESGPRSWALLREQLQGTPCEPLANKLMGGGAHSQPEGEIDELRKELRGTLNLILVDHLKREEGQALKEIATDPTAARRYIEFQERRKKLSVIISTSS
- a CDS encoding UDP-2,3-diacylglucosamine diphosphatase produces the protein MTETSDPRTSDPRTIAPQVAQLQGAPHWRTIDFISDLHLQPSEPQTVQAWRDYLQRSSADAIFMLGDLFEVWVGDDALDEPGSFEAECAALLRDAAQKRPLFFLAGNRDFLIGDEFFKRSGITGLAEPTVLHWAGPNILLSHGDALCLDDVEYQQFRAVSRSAAWQQQLLAQPLAVRRAIGKSARTESEQRKQSGTPYADADAQMVATWMQAAQAPWLIHGHTHQPADHALSKTLGKDQWRIVLSDWHIDADTHRAEVLRVTPEGRQRLAPERA
- a CDS encoding peptidylprolyl isomerase; amino-acid sequence: MLNFRRNSLKALLSIGLTVTVFAAPSLAQAQSKVQIKTSMGDIVLELNDAKAPKSAANFLQYVRDKHYDGTIFHRVMDGFMIQGGGMDANMNEKATRAPIALEASNGLKNDRGTIAMARTGNPNSATSQFFINVVNNDMLNAPKPDGHGYAVFGKVTKGMDVVDKIRAVATGNRGMHQNVPTTPVTILSATEIK
- a CDS encoding tetratricopeptide repeat protein, with amino-acid sequence MPVRNLFSTAARMAALAIMLTAGSAYADDYSDVAQLLKSGKTQQALQKADTYLAKNARDPQMRFLRGIALTNDGKTEEAISSFRQLTEDYPELPEPYNNLAVIYARQGDLERARTALESAVRNNPNYAVAHENLGDIYARLAYQSYAQSLAKGGRPAALNPKLKQLKDMLQPAATLSAPANVSAPAAPTTPAAQPAQRPQGAAN
- the cysS gene encoding cysteine--tRNA ligase, with translation MSLRIYNTLSRALESFSPIEPGHVRMYVCGMTVYDLCHLGHARSMVAFDVVQRWLRATGYQVTYVRNITDIDDKIIKRAVQNGETIRSLTDRMIDALHQDADALGIERPTLEPRATEYVPQMLSMIGQLQTNGLAYQAGNGDVNFAVRKFPGYGKLSGKSLDELNAGERVAVADGKHDPLDFVLWKSAKADEPADVKWQSPFGEGRPGWHIECSAMGCELLGESFDIHGGGADLQFPHHENEIAQSEGATGKPFAQAWMHNGFINVDNEKMSKSLGNFFTIRDVLKEYDAETIRFFVVRSHYRSPLNYSNVHLDDARVALKRLYTALDLVAPAAVQVDWNNPYAARFKAAMDEDFGTPEAVAVLFDLAAEVNRSKSPEVAGLLKALSASLGLLQGEPQKFLQAGAEGVDAAAIEAQIAARAAAKADKNWAEADRIRKELLEQGIVLKDSAAGTTWEAAAKG
- a CDS encoding DNA-3-methyladenine glycosylase, producing MSAVKHLDTMDFEQLPLVADLPVPMGPAAPLPVAPLGASGVVSHSESEVAANKAAAKPAVAKAPAPKVHLALPEGVPAYWEEACRQLMRRDRVLKRLIPQLSSQALLPSGQEHCSDQAFTTLARSIVGQQISAKSAKTLWNKFAKLLVEMQPEQVLKLKVDDMRGAGLSARKVDYLVDLALHFTENRLRMAQWPEMGDDEIIAELMSIRGLSRWTAENFLIYYLARPNVLALDDPGLIQGISLNYFSGDPVSRSDAREVAEAWKPWCTVATWYIWRSLEAQPVA
- a CDS encoding acetyl-CoA carboxylase carboxyltransferase subunit alpha, coding for MAKKNFLDFEQPIAELETKIEELRYVQTESAVDISEEIDQLSKKSQQLTKDIYSDLTPWKITKIARHTERPYTLDYVRECFTDFVEMHGDRHFADDQSIIGGLARFNGQPCMVIGHQKGRDTKERTLRNFGMTRPEGYRKSLRLMKTAEKFKLPVFTFVDTPGAFPGIDAEERGQSEAIGRNIYEMAQLQTPIITTIIGEGGSGGALAIAVADQVLMLQYSVYSVISPEGCASILWKTGEKAQEAADAMGITAHRLKALGLVDKIVNEPVGGAHRDTKQMGAFLKRALGDAMRQLSDLKPKELQDRRYERIQSYGKFSDTKADNS
- the tilS gene encoding tRNA lysidine(34) synthetase TilS, giving the protein MQTKSDADLLSASSAQVDAAIAAFHPPLPLAVALSGGADSTALLLACHARWPGQVRAIHVHHGLQAAADDFQKHCEQLCAQHGIALKVCAIDARNAAGQSPEDAARQGRYQALIHAAQQDWLAVDGVAQEPVRSMALAQHADDQVETLLLALSRGAGVAGLAAMPAHWQRAQLEWFRPLLAAPARTLRDWLRVRGVSWVEDPTNTDETYTRNRIRAQLLPVLEQVFPQFRSTFARSSAHCAQASELLDEQAAADSLAVGIPPSIKALQALNAVRLGNVLRYWLRSSYGTTPTAAQLSQLMHQLRVCTTRGHRIHIKVGRGFVERRGAALDWYNS